The following proteins are co-located in the Pseudomonas synxantha genome:
- a CDS encoding ankyrin repeat domain-containing protein, whose protein sequence is MRISIGLLMAMLAFVAHAESTDPMALKAQLQDYYFDAARRGDLDMLNTFIESGYGLNTQDDKGYTALILAAYHGQGPYVERLLDAGADACVQDKRGNTALMGAIFKGELKIAQRLLATDCNPDQRNGAGQTAAMYAGLFKRIELLGELQAKGADLNAEDPIGNSASRLANGEIRTPASR, encoded by the coding sequence ATGCGTATCTCTATCGGTTTGCTGATGGCCATGCTGGCCTTTGTCGCCCATGCCGAATCCACCGACCCGATGGCGCTCAAGGCGCAGTTACAGGATTACTATTTCGATGCTGCCCGCCGTGGTGACCTCGACATGCTCAACACCTTCATCGAGTCTGGCTACGGCCTCAACACCCAGGACGATAAAGGCTACACCGCGCTGATCCTCGCCGCTTATCACGGCCAAGGCCCGTATGTAGAACGTTTGCTCGACGCGGGGGCCGACGCCTGTGTGCAAGACAAGCGCGGCAACACGGCGTTGATGGGCGCCATCTTCAAAGGCGAGCTGAAAATTGCCCAGCGTCTGCTGGCAACCGACTGCAACCCCGATCAACGCAACGGTGCGGGGCAGACTGCCGCCATGTACGCCGGGCTATTCAAGCGCATTGAACTGCTGGGCGAGCTGCAAGCCAAAGGCGCCGACTTGAACGCCGAAGACCCCATCGGCAACAGCGCTTCACGTTTGGCTAACGGTGAAATCCGGACCCCGGCGTCGCGCTGA